In the genome of Gloeotrichia echinulata CP02, one region contains:
- a CDS encoding transposase — MLSYEYKVKPKQQQISAIDEAIRTSQFVRNKVLRYWMDNRGVGKTEMFRYNTLLRKEFKFVEELNSHACQTAVERVLKAVNRFYDNCKRAIPGKKGYPRFLKNTRSVEYKVSGWKLSSDLKHITFTDKKGIGKLKLIGTRDLNFYQIEQIKRVRIVRRADGYYVQFSVQLDPRDPVEPLTPSQKAVGVDVGIKYFLADSQGNIEPNPKFYRQGEKQLNRINRQKSKKYKKGKLQSRNYHKANNRYARKHLKVSRQREEFVKRVALRLIKSNDLVAYEYLNVKGMVKNRRLAKSISDAGWSKFRQWLDYFGYKYGKITIAVAPHNTSQNCSNCGFKVKKSLSTRTHVCPHCGYVEDRDINAAINILQKGLSTVGHTGSYKLGEFDPLASLEQSCEVKIGL, encoded by the coding sequence GTGTTGAGCTACGAGTATAAAGTCAAACCAAAACAACAACAAATATCCGCCATTGATGAAGCAATCCGGACATCTCAATTTGTCCGCAACAAAGTGCTGCGTTATTGGATGGATAATCGTGGTGTTGGCAAGACGGAAATGTTTAGATATAACACGTTGTTAAGGAAAGAATTTAAGTTTGTAGAAGAACTAAATTCTCATGCCTGCCAAACTGCTGTAGAACGAGTCCTCAAAGCAGTTAACCGTTTTTACGATAACTGCAAGCGTGCGATTCCTGGTAAAAAAGGGTATCCCAGGTTCTTGAAAAATACTCGCTCGGTTGAATATAAAGTCTCCGGGTGGAAACTATCATCAGACCTCAAGCATATTACTTTCACGGACAAGAAAGGAATAGGCAAGCTAAAGCTGATAGGGACTAGAGATTTAAACTTCTACCAAATAGAGCAGATTAAGCGAGTCAGAATTGTACGTCGTGCTGACGGGTACTATGTACAATTCTCGGTACAATTAGACCCCAGAGATCCGGTAGAGCCATTAACCCCTAGCCAAAAAGCAGTGGGTGTTGACGTGGGTATTAAGTATTTCCTTGCAGATAGTCAAGGCAATATTGAACCCAATCCAAAGTTTTACCGCCAAGGTGAAAAACAGCTAAACCGCATCAATCGCCAAAAGTCTAAAAAGTACAAAAAAGGTAAACTACAGTCTCGAAATTATCACAAAGCTAACAACCGATATGCCCGTAAGCATCTAAAAGTAAGTAGGCAGCGAGAAGAGTTCGTCAAGAGAGTGGCACTCCGTTTAATCAAGTCTAACGACTTAGTAGCCTACGAATATTTAAATGTTAAAGGCATGGTGAAAAATCGGCGTCTAGCCAAGTCGATAAGTGATGCAGGATGGTCAAAGTTTCGCCAGTGGTTAGATTATTTTGGTTATAAATACGGGAAAATAACTATTGCTGTTGCTCCTCACAATACTAGCCAGAATTGCTCTAACTGTGGCTTCAAAGTGAAGAAATCTTTGTCTACTAGAACCCATGTATGCCCTCATTGTGGGTATGTAGAGGATAGAGATATCAACGCGGCTATCAACATCCTGCAAAAAGGATTAAGTACCGTGGGGCACACGGGATCTTATAAGCTTGGGGAGTTTGATCCTCTGGCTTCGTTGGAGCAATCCTGCGAGGTTAAGATTGGACTGTGA
- a CDS encoding PIN domain-containing protein, protein MSKQYKIYLDACCLNRPFDDQTQSRIYLEAQAVITILNQCQTGTWKLIAELNQIPDLERLQNVKKLLSIAKIKVISSAFIEDRAAQLQKLGFSSYDASHIASAERSQADVFLTTDDRLFKKAQKNSQLINVKINNPIQWLADVIQAEESNDENAK, encoded by the coding sequence ATGAGCAAACAATATAAAATATATCTAGATGCTTGTTGTTTGAATCGTCCATTTGATGACCAAACGCAATCCCGTATTTATTTAGAAGCGCAGGCAGTTATAACAATTCTAAATCAATGTCAAACAGGAACTTGGAAATTAATTGCCGAATTAAATCAAATACCTGATTTAGAAAGACTACAAAACGTCAAAAAATTACTCTCTATTGCTAAAATCAAAGTTATTAGTAGTGCCTTTATTGAAGACAGAGCGGCTCAACTCCAAAAATTAGGATTTTCTAGCTATGATGCTTCCCACATTGCCAGCGCCGAAAGAAGTCAGGCAGATGTATTTTTAACAACAGATGATAGACTATTCAAAAAAGCGCAGAAAAATTCTCAATTAATAAACGTTAAGATTAATAATCCCATTCAATGGCTAGCTGATGTCATACAAGCTGAGGAAAGTAATGATGAAAACGCAAAATGA
- a CDS encoding type III-B CRISPR-associated protein Cas10/Cmr2: MVNVTNYTAITFAPVQGFIEKSRKLRDLYGASLILSYLSQQLVKEAEKTTTVISPALVNLQKGMPNRILLKGDFSPTQVENTLLSAWKSILQECRTWIERKLPDYTYRWEREWTNWENHTWEIFWGEGESIRAAMDNLETRKLSRGWTAVNWIGESSSLTGTDGIAFPGLGGAGRNPKNLSFRSEKKEIEEFYTALAQITEIVEEVEEEYPEGKFIAPNEQLSIPELVKRLVTWYEIAQKIGIEQLEKGFKEIKRKPTKDTPGQWTGWFMGDGDKVGNHLKDLAKKENAAEEITKFSYDMGNWGKNFSQQFPKGLGRVIYAGGDDFLGIIYSKNPQKPIPGLHAFEWLMTLRDKWREHGQDINLSVGFVWVAGSVPQRDILQHCREAEKRAKSLGRDRVTIRIVFNSGQYIDWTCPWDYLHILKQYQDRDGINFATWECKGRDKKYLPNWSHVYSDLAQLKSRHAFGLAENRRLRNLDSQTFNGQQIIDNLSAILDFFELYFPSYKDKLKKDEKYIVGANNDASLSKKAQEMIDWIEDLITVGWYLCSHTLSSLDH; the protein is encoded by the coding sequence ATGGTAAACGTGACCAACTATACAGCAATTACCTTTGCTCCCGTACAAGGATTTATCGAAAAATCGCGTAAACTTCGAGACTTGTACGGTGCATCTCTGATTCTCTCTTATCTCAGCCAGCAGCTAGTAAAAGAAGCTGAAAAAACCACAACTGTAATTTCCCCTGCACTCGTCAACCTGCAAAAAGGAATGCCAAACCGCATCCTTCTTAAGGGAGATTTTTCGCCAACCCAGGTAGAAAACACCCTGTTATCTGCATGGAAAAGCATATTACAAGAATGTCGCACTTGGATAGAAAGGAAATTACCAGACTATACCTACCGTTGGGAGAGGGAGTGGACAAACTGGGAAAACCATACCTGGGAAATCTTTTGGGGAGAAGGGGAGAGTATTCGAGCGGCGATGGATAATTTAGAAACTCGCAAACTTTCCCGTGGCTGGACTGCAGTTAACTGGATTGGTGAGAGTTCTAGTTTAACAGGTACCGATGGCATTGCTTTTCCTGGTTTGGGTGGCGCGGGGAGAAATCCTAAAAATCTCTCGTTTCGTTCTGAAAAGAAAGAAATTGAAGAGTTTTATACAGCGCTAGCACAAATCACCGAAATTGTTGAAGAAGTAGAGGAAGAATACCCAGAAGGTAAATTTATTGCACCTAATGAACAACTGAGTATTCCCGAATTAGTCAAACGCCTAGTGACATGGTATGAAATAGCCCAAAAAATAGGCATTGAGCAACTAGAGAAAGGCTTTAAAGAAATTAAACGCAAACCAACTAAAGATACACCCGGACAATGGACAGGCTGGTTTATGGGTGATGGCGATAAAGTTGGTAATCACCTCAAAGATTTAGCGAAAAAAGAAAATGCTGCAGAGGAGATTACAAAATTTAGTTATGACATGGGTAATTGGGGTAAAAATTTTAGTCAACAATTCCCCAAAGGATTAGGAAGAGTAATTTACGCAGGCGGTGATGATTTTTTAGGCATAATTTATAGTAAAAATCCTCAAAAGCCCATTCCCGGTTTACATGCTTTTGAATGGTTAATGACATTACGAGATAAATGGCGAGAACATGGGCAAGATATTAATTTAAGTGTGGGGTTTGTGTGGGTAGCCGGTAGCGTTCCCCAAAGGGATATACTGCAACATTGTCGAGAAGCCGAGAAAAGAGCTAAATCTTTAGGACGTGATCGAGTCACAATTAGAATTGTCTTTAATAGCGGACAGTATATTGATTGGACTTGTCCCTGGGATTATTTGCATATTTTAAAGCAATATCAAGACAGAGATGGTATAAACTTTGCGACATGGGAGTGCAAGGGACGGGATAAAAAATATTTGCCTAATTGGAGTCACGTTTACAGTGATTTAGCACAACTCAAAAGTCGTCATGCTTTCGGTTTAGCAGAAAATCGGCGACTCAGGAACCTTGATAGCCAAACATTTAATGGTCAGCAAATAATTGATAATCTCAGCGCTATCCTCGATTTTTTTGAGCTTTACTTCCCTAGCTATAAAGATAAATTAAAGAAAGATGAAAAATATATAGTTGGTGCTAATAATGACGCTTCGCTATCGAAAAAAGCCCAGGAAATGATTGATTGGATTGAAGATTTAATTACAGTTGGGTGGTATTTATGTTCACATACCTTATCATCATTAGACCATTAG
- a CDS encoding RAMP superfamily CRISPR-associated protein → MYQKAYGIIETLAPLHVGATAGEENGNLNLIFRDQFTQTGIIPGSSIRGRLRADMRQYRLSLKAVPPEIDEDFWYGKKAEQGQPDSTSEAYIKLEHASIVWLPVFCPGQPIVWVSCPSLLKRYQRITGINKVKIPEKYTASTELWSKALESQDKKNKGKKFLFFNLGFLTIEQQADLSHWFPLGEKLPAVIVDDNDMGMIHDMALYRQSRVALEEDIKKAKTGAFFNTEALPEGTFLAFPVAIKPSDKQWKPINGSTSGDIYLGGLESIGLGHCSLTIQEVK, encoded by the coding sequence ATGTATCAAAAAGCTTATGGAATAATAGAAACTTTAGCGCCACTGCATGTAGGTGCAACAGCAGGAGAAGAAAATGGCAATTTAAACTTGATTTTTCGCGACCAATTTACCCAAACAGGGATTATTCCTGGTAGTTCGATTCGTGGTCGCCTACGAGCAGATATGCGACAATATCGCCTGAGTTTAAAAGCAGTTCCTCCAGAAATTGATGAAGACTTTTGGTATGGAAAAAAAGCAGAACAGGGACAGCCAGATAGTACGAGTGAGGCTTACATTAAATTAGAACATGCTTCTATTGTTTGGCTCCCAGTATTTTGTCCTGGTCAGCCTATTGTTTGGGTAAGTTGTCCTAGCTTATTAAAAAGATATCAGCGCATTACTGGAATAAACAAGGTTAAAATACCTGAAAAATATACAGCTTCAACAGAATTATGGTCAAAGGCGTTAGAATCTCAAGATAAAAAAAATAAAGGGAAAAAATTTCTATTTTTTAATCTTGGTTTTTTAACAATTGAACAGCAGGCTGATTTATCACATTGGTTTCCTTTAGGTGAAAAACTACCCGCAGTTATAGTAGACGATAATGACATGGGCATGATTCATGATATGGCTTTATATCGTCAAAGTCGTGTAGCATTAGAAGAAGATATAAAAAAGGCTAAAACAGGAGCTTTTTTTAATACCGAAGCACTGCCAGAAGGAACTTTTTTAGCTTTTCCTGTTGCCATAAAACCTAGTGATAAACAGTGGAAACCCATCAATGGTAGCACGAGTGGAGATATTTATTTAGGTGGACTAGAATCTATTGGTTTAGGTCACTGTTCTTTAACTATTCAAGAGGTAAAATAA
- the hppD gene encoding 4-hydroxyphenylpyruvate dioxygenase has protein sequence MMQLTQHQLLHLSANNSIQVQKIDYVEFYVGNAQQAAHFFCKAFGFKPIAYAGLETGVRDRSSFVLEQSNIRFVFTSALIADSPIAEHVKLHGDGVHDIALLVDNAHICFDQAIVRGAKPLLKPTILQDEKGHMVKATIASYSGDLTHSFIERHNYTGFAPQYNSIQNLSLVTPSGLNDIDHVVINVELGKINFWANFYNQIFDFQQNQQFTSDEISTKYSSLTSKVLQNNTGCIKFAINEPAQGYRKSQIQEYLDFYGGPGVQHIALRTNDIIKTVRQLQSNGIEFIDTPDSYYDNVQQRIGQIDEDLNFLRELKILIDRDDQGYLLQIFTKPLVTRPTFFLEIIQRKGAAGFGNGNFKALFESIEREQASRGNL, from the coding sequence ATGATGCAACTCACACAACATCAATTGTTACACTTGTCCGCAAACAATTCAATACAAGTGCAAAAAATTGACTATGTAGAGTTTTATGTTGGTAATGCTCAACAAGCCGCTCACTTTTTTTGCAAGGCGTTTGGTTTTAAGCCTATAGCTTATGCTGGTTTAGAAACTGGAGTGCGCGATCGCAGTTCCTTCGTACTAGAGCAGTCAAATATTCGCTTTGTTTTCACCTCTGCATTAATAGCAGACAGTCCAATTGCTGAACATGTGAAGTTACATGGCGACGGGGTTCATGATATTGCTCTACTAGTAGATAATGCTCATATTTGCTTTGACCAAGCTATTGTACGGGGAGCAAAACCATTGCTGAAACCAACTATATTACAGGACGAAAAAGGACACATGGTTAAAGCAACTATTGCCAGCTATAGTGGAGACTTAACTCATTCGTTTATCGAACGCCATAACTATACGGGATTTGCACCACAATATAATTCTATCCAAAATCTATCACTGGTCACTCCCTCCGGTTTGAACGATATTGACCACGTAGTTATTAATGTTGAGTTAGGGAAAATTAATTTTTGGGCTAATTTTTATAACCAAATTTTCGATTTCCAGCAGAACCAACAATTCACCAGTGATGAGATATCAACTAAATATTCATCTTTGACCTCAAAGGTACTGCAGAACAACACAGGTTGTATCAAGTTCGCAATTAATGAGCCTGCTCAAGGATACCGTAAATCGCAAATCCAAGAATATCTAGACTTTTATGGTGGTCCTGGTGTACAACATATCGCCCTCAGAACCAACGACATCATTAAGACAGTGCGACAATTGCAAAGCAACGGCATTGAGTTTATAGACACACCCGACAGTTATTATGATAATGTCCAACAACGGATTGGTCAAATAGATGAAGATTTAAATTTTTTGCGAGAACTGAAAATCTTAATTGATCGTGACGACCAAGGATATCTTCTGCAAATATTCACTAAACCCTTAGTTACTAGACCCACGTTTTTTCTGGAAATAATTCAACGTAAAGGTGCAGCAGGATTTGGTAATGGTAACTTCAAAGCCCTGTTTGAATCCATTGAACGTGAACAAGCTAGCCGTGGCAATTTATAA
- a CDS encoding host attachment protein: MSIFLVAVIDGKKARFFTLEPSELPEFQSGPNLIEHEALLNPVKDFEGEELWASTKTGRNRGAGAQAHAYDDHRENHLIEFERRFAQTIATHIVNLIQVHHIQQLLMIGEPQTLGLMREALTPVLPKNIKTHELAKELSQLKPHELHEYLASKELLPPQKRLGSRKNE; encoded by the coding sequence ATGAGTATCTTCCTTGTTGCTGTGATTGATGGTAAAAAAGCACGCTTTTTTACCTTAGAGCCGTCAGAATTACCAGAATTCCAATCTGGACCTAATTTAATTGAGCATGAAGCTTTGTTAAATCCTGTTAAGGACTTTGAAGGTGAAGAACTTTGGGCTAGTACAAAAACTGGACGCAATCGCGGTGCTGGTGCCCAAGCCCACGCCTATGATGATCATCGGGAAAATCATCTTATAGAATTTGAGCGTCGCTTTGCCCAGACAATAGCTACTCACATTGTAAATTTAATACAGGTTCATCACATTCAGCAACTGCTGATGATTGGCGAACCTCAAACATTAGGATTAATGCGAGAAGCTTTGACGCCTGTATTACCCAAAAACATCAAGACCCACGAGTTAGCAAAAGAACTTTCTCAACTAAAACCTCATGAACTTCATGAATATCTGGCGAGTAAAGAATTGTTACCACCACAAAAAAGACTAGGGAGTAGGAAAAATGAGTAA
- the pbpC gene encoding penicillin-binding protein 1C — MKITSPKLIQITQKPTIKIILALLLICFLVRLLPYFAPIRATDIVQNQLAMEFSDRNGLPLGTILTRDQEHTAVVPLNQVSPQFIQAILAAEDSSFYHHGALDMKAIVRAIKAAFGAKKIVSGASTITMQLARMLNPVPRNIWGKVQEVWLSWRLTAGMNKDEILCAYINRLPMGGNIYGVEAASRTYFDLSASDLNVAQASLLAAIPNNPTYFNPYEHWERLQQRQKYVLNRMIQDGYITQSIAERAKNEKVVFGSGQRGIFTAPHFLFWLATQEQRGGISPIRTTIDRPLQEFVQAQVKQIISHLAVNNVHDAAALVIDNHTGEVLAYVGSPDYFNDAKLGRNDGVQALRQPGSTLKPFVYELALENRVIRPNTILADVPAHYAIPGAKLYSPTDYTEKFLGPVRVRVALANSLNVPAVRVLEKVGVENFLERLQQLGFEHLNHTAEYYGLGLTLGSGEVSLWELAHAYLTIARLGQSTPLITNRESRIPNPESRIPNPTNWELITDILSDRHARATAFGVESVLNLPFPAAVKTGTSSNFRDTWTVGFTTDYTVATWVGNFNGKPMRQVSGVTGAAPLWNRIMLHLHEHQEPGSFPPPKGMIQLPICAVTGLKPTPDCATVVQEYFYLEDKIAYLQQDSFSLPSEYNEWLAKQQSHLGANKLRILSPHNGDLFLLYPGEQTQQKLEFKLNKTSIAVEWWLNGEKLATDSVNSLFWQMRPGNWILEAKNGAISDKVSFQVQLAKIKPTRRGFTVGTSPPISKLMSNE, encoded by the coding sequence ATGAAAATAACTTCACCAAAACTAATCCAAATTACGCAAAAACCAACTATTAAAATTATCCTAGCTTTATTACTTATATGCTTCCTAGTCCGCTTACTACCTTATTTTGCACCAATACGCGCTACAGATATAGTCCAAAATCAACTCGCAATGGAATTTAGCGATCGCAATGGACTACCTCTAGGAACTATACTCACCCGCGATCAAGAACATACAGCCGTAGTCCCATTAAATCAGGTTTCACCCCAATTTATCCAGGCGATTTTAGCAGCGGAAGATAGCAGCTTTTACCATCACGGCGCTTTGGATATGAAAGCGATTGTCCGCGCTATCAAAGCAGCCTTTGGCGCCAAAAAGATTGTCTCCGGTGCTTCTACAATTACCATGCAATTGGCGCGGATGTTAAATCCTGTTCCTCGTAATATCTGGGGGAAAGTCCAAGAAGTTTGGTTATCATGGCGATTAACAGCAGGGATGAATAAAGATGAAATTCTCTGTGCTTATATTAATCGCTTACCAATGGGAGGGAATATATATGGTGTAGAAGCAGCATCCCGGACTTATTTTGATCTCAGCGCGAGTGATTTGAATGTCGCTCAAGCTAGTCTGCTTGCGGCTATTCCTAATAATCCCACATATTTTAATCCTTACGAACATTGGGAACGTCTCCAACAACGCCAAAAATACGTCCTCAATCGGATGATACAGGATGGTTATATCACCCAATCCATAGCCGAACGTGCAAAAAACGAAAAAGTTGTCTTTGGGTCTGGTCAACGGGGAATTTTTACCGCACCCCATTTTTTGTTTTGGTTAGCGACCCAGGAGCAGAGGGGGGGAATTTCACCCATCCGCACTACAATAGATAGACCTCTGCAAGAATTTGTCCAAGCACAGGTAAAGCAGATAATTTCTCATCTCGCTGTTAATAATGTCCACGACGCAGCAGCTTTGGTAATTGACAACCACACCGGCGAGGTTTTGGCTTATGTCGGTTCACCCGATTATTTTAACGACGCCAAACTCGGACGCAATGATGGAGTCCAGGCGCTCCGTCAACCAGGTTCTACCCTCAAGCCGTTTGTCTATGAATTAGCTTTAGAAAATCGTGTAATTCGCCCAAATACGATTTTAGCAGATGTCCCCGCCCACTACGCCATTCCCGGCGCAAAACTTTACAGTCCGACAGATTACACAGAAAAATTTCTCGGTCCTGTGCGGGTGCGCGTCGCTTTAGCAAATTCTTTAAATGTACCTGCGGTGAGAGTTCTGGAAAAAGTTGGTGTGGAGAATTTTCTCGAACGTCTACAACAATTAGGCTTTGAACACCTCAACCACACGGCAGAATATTATGGTTTAGGCTTAACTCTCGGTAGTGGTGAAGTCAGCCTCTGGGAACTCGCCCATGCTTATTTAACTATAGCACGACTTGGACAATCTACACCACTAATTACCAATCGCGAATCCCGAATCCCGAATCCCGAATCCCGAATCCCCAACCCGACAAATTGGGAATTAATCACCGATATTTTGAGCGATCGCCATGCCCGTGCTACAGCTTTTGGTGTAGAATCTGTGTTAAATTTGCCTTTCCCCGCTGCGGTCAAAACAGGCACGTCTTCAAACTTCCGCGATACCTGGACAGTAGGCTTTACAACTGATTACACCGTCGCTACCTGGGTAGGTAATTTCAACGGCAAACCGATGCGTCAAGTATCAGGAGTTACAGGCGCAGCCCCCTTGTGGAATCGGATTATGTTACATCTGCACGAACATCAAGAACCGGGTAGTTTTCCACCGCCAAAAGGAATGATCCAACTTCCTATTTGTGCAGTTACTGGTTTAAAGCCTACACCCGATTGTGCAACTGTTGTACAGGAATATTTCTATCTTGAAGATAAAATTGCTTACCTACAACAGGATAGTTTTAGTTTACCATCAGAATATAACGAATGGTTAGCAAAACAGCAATCTCATCTAGGTGCTAACAAACTGAGGATTTTATCTCCCCATAACGGCGATTTATTTTTGCTGTATCCTGGTGAACAGACGCAGCAAAAACTAGAGTTTAAGCTCAACAAGACATCAATAGCTGTAGAGTGGTGGCTAAATGGTGAAAAACTAGCTACAGACTCAGTTAATTCCTTATTTTGGCAGATGCGCCCTGGTAACTGGATTTTAGAAGCTAAAAATGGTGCCATCAGCGACAAGGTAAGTTTTCAAGTCCAGTTAGCCAAGATTAAACCCACACGTCGCGGTTTTACGGTGGGGACGAGTCCCCCAATTTCCAAGTTAATGAGTAATGAGTAA
- a CDS encoding CRISPR-associated protein translates to MFTYLIIIRPLGFLYGSAGAFLSPENLVGRSGEKFPPSAATVSGLFFSANWGKEDIKKELKENLYIAGPFWAKSGYEQDFYVPIPWHKIIAKDNKIDEWVLNAQRNWQRKIKYQEHEDKLEPAFTWQTITSWNNQKPTTANHPWDYVSILHPQMKPEERHTLPNDGLFLENAVQMPEDSCLIYLSTHELPDGWYRFGGENHIVEIESQTIKKQRTLEILKEPIKHGFALITPGVWGSTRFSYRYPQNPVFQEANLKLLTDKAIPYRYITGGKLGRGHYAVPPGSVYVLDKPLNMSWWEWDKKWFPNKGGLKKFGCGLSLPVEIAGLPNLSIK, encoded by the coding sequence ATGTTCACATACCTTATCATCATTAGACCATTAGGTTTTTTATATGGTAGTGCAGGCGCGTTTTTGTCTCCAGAAAACCTTGTAGGACGTTCAGGAGAAAAATTTCCCCCCAGTGCAGCCACTGTTTCTGGATTATTTTTTAGCGCTAATTGGGGTAAAGAAGACATCAAAAAGGAACTGAAAGAAAATTTATACATAGCAGGCCCTTTTTGGGCTAAATCTGGTTACGAGCAAGATTTTTATGTACCAATACCTTGGCATAAAATTATTGCCAAAGACAACAAAATAGACGAATGGGTATTAAATGCACAACGTAATTGGCAAAGAAAAATTAAATATCAAGAACATGAAGATAAATTAGAACCTGCTTTTACTTGGCAGACTATTACTTCATGGAACAATCAAAAACCTACAACTGCTAACCATCCTTGGGACTATGTATCTATCCTACATCCCCAGATGAAGCCAGAAGAACGGCATACATTACCTAATGATGGGTTATTTTTAGAAAACGCTGTGCAAATGCCAGAAGACTCTTGTTTAATTTACTTATCAACCCATGAATTGCCAGATGGATGGTATAGATTTGGCGGTGAAAATCACATAGTGGAAATTGAGTCACAAACAATTAAAAAACAAAGGACTTTAGAAATATTAAAAGAACCAATTAAACATGGGTTTGCTTTAATTACACCAGGTGTTTGGGGTTCAACGCGCTTTTCCTATCGCTATCCACAAAATCCAGTATTTCAAGAAGCCAACTTAAAACTGTTAACTGATAAAGCAATACCATATCGTTACATCACTGGTGGAAAATTAGGCCGTGGACATTATGCAGTTCCACCGGGAAGTGTGTATGTATTAGACAAACCTTTAAATATGTCTTGGTGGGAATGGGACAAAAAATGGTTTCCCAATAAAGGCGGTTTAAAAAAGTTTGGTTGCGGTTTGAGTCTACCCGTAGAAATTGCAGGTTTACCTAATCTAAGTATTAAATAA
- a CDS encoding Uma2 family endonuclease, with amino-acid sequence MTAATVAIPTKESPLLFEGLTWREFKAVEQLLERPGYRFSFLDGLLEIRRMPGEPHETVKKRIAALLELYLLMAGFDFTPTGSMTLESEGVSVKREADESYKLAPGRVRPDLVIEVVFTSGGINKLEAYKRLKIPEVWLWEDGVLEVYHLRVDGNTLDYERIYSSEEVKGIDLDLLLRCINIVNHVDALKTFQQALAQ; translated from the coding sequence ATGACCGCAGCAACAGTTGCTATACCCACAAAGGAATCACCCCTTCTGTTTGAGGGACTGACCTGGAGAGAGTTCAAAGCCGTTGAGCAATTGTTAGAGCGTCCTGGATATCGCTTCTCATTTCTGGATGGATTATTGGAGATTCGGCGAATGCCAGGAGAACCACACGAAACCGTTAAGAAGAGAATTGCTGCCTTATTAGAATTATACCTGCTCATGGCTGGGTTTGACTTTACCCCAACTGGCTCAATGACCCTGGAAAGTGAAGGAGTCTCCGTCAAGCGAGAAGCTGATGAATCCTATAAACTTGCGCCTGGTCGAGTGCGTCCCGATTTGGTAATCGAAGTGGTGTTCACCAGTGGGGGTATCAATAAACTCGAAGCATACAAGCGGCTGAAGATTCCCGAAGTTTGGTTGTGGGAAGATGGCGTTTTAGAGGTGTATCACCTGCGCGTAGATGGTAACACCCTCGACTATGAAAGGATATACAGTAGTGAAGAAGTCAAAGGAATTGATTTGGATTTATTATTACGTTGCATAAATATAGTAAATCATGTAGATGCGCTCAAAACTTTTCAACAGGCACTTGCTCAATAG
- a CDS encoding Uma2 family endonuclease — protein sequence MVIAPQLLNSSRPIGEQRVVFHDLSWQAYQQILQAIGESRSAHLTYDHGTLEITIPLEEHEFYRELIGLFIRIVVVEMGLKIKTMGSTTLDREDLQRGAEPDNAYYIQNQPQVAGKRVNLQQDPPPDLVVEVDITHTDVNKLALYASMGVPEFWRFDGQLWRIYQLLGEQYQEVEISPTFALVPKTKLYEFLAQAQKDEVVAEQSLRQWVQKQQGDRNS from the coding sequence ATGGTTATAGCTCCTCAATTGTTAAATTCATCCCGACCAATAGGTGAACAACGGGTGGTATTTCACGACCTCAGTTGGCAAGCATATCAGCAAATTTTACAAGCAATTGGCGAGAGTCGTTCTGCCCATCTCACCTATGATCACGGTACTCTAGAAATTACTATCCCTCTGGAAGAACATGAATTTTACCGAGAACTGATTGGGCTGTTTATTCGCATTGTCGTGGTCGAGATGGGTTTGAAAATCAAAACGATGGGATCTACTACCCTAGATCGTGAAGATTTGCAACGGGGTGCAGAGCCTGATAATGCTTACTATATCCAAAACCAACCGCAAGTGGCAGGAAAAAGGGTGAATTTACAACAAGACCCACCACCAGATTTAGTTGTGGAGGTAGATATTACTCATACAGATGTTAATAAACTAGCACTCTATGCTAGCATGGGGGTACCAGAATTTTGGCGTTTTGACGGTCAACTCTGGCGGATATATCAACTCCTTGGCGAACAATATCAGGAAGTCGAGATTAGTCCCACCTTTGCTCTGGTTCCGAAAACCAAGCTGTATGAATTTCTGGCTCAGGCTCAAAAAGATGAGGTAGTCGCAGAACAAAGTTTACGCCAATGGGTGCAAAAGCAGCAAGGCGATCGCAATAGTTAA